The following coding sequences lie in one Myxococcales bacterium genomic window:
- a CDS encoding PQQ-binding-like beta-propeller repeat protein, whose protein sequence is MYRQSADEDRSILVSAFNGKVFGIERSTGQIRWKFPGRIGGEVELAVGAGVVVACASKQLAFLEYATGRPLRIVDLVGEFPTRAIMLIDGSQIFVARAGEITCYTTSGDLLWSQPLIGEGIGHVSLALPGNARQADQSG, encoded by the coding sequence ATGTATCGGCAATCCGCAGACGAAGACCGCTCGATCCTGGTGAGCGCGTTCAACGGCAAGGTTTTTGGCATCGAGCGCTCCACCGGACAGATCCGCTGGAAGTTCCCGGGACGCATCGGCGGGGAGGTCGAGCTCGCCGTGGGCGCCGGCGTGGTGGTGGCGTGTGCCTCGAAGCAGCTTGCGTTCCTCGAATACGCGACGGGCCGGCCGCTGCGGATTGTCGATCTGGTCGGAGAGTTTCCGACGCGAGCGATCATGCTGATCGACGGGTCACAGATCTTCGTCGCGCGGGCCGGCGAGATCACGTGCTACACGACGAGTGGAGACTTGCTCTGGTCGCAGCCGTTGATCGGTGAGGGGATCGGTCACGTGTCACTGGCGCTTCCGGGCAACGCGCGGCAGGCGGACCAGAGCGGTTAG
- a CDS encoding tRNA-dihydrouridine synthase, with amino-acid sequence MAKLLLAPMEGLADYDLRSVLTRVGGFDAAVTEFVRVSGSLLPARTFLRACPELSHHSRTRAGTPVIVQLLGSDPSCMAENAARLAELAPTGIDLNFGCPARTVNRHGGGAMLLATPELLFQIVLAVRRAVPAALPVTAKMRLGVADHDTALDCAAALEAGGAASLVVHARTKADGYKPPAHWEWVARIRDVVRMPVAANGEVWSVSDHARCRSVSGADDVMLGRGAVADPFLARRIRAFAAGHALSTERTADWLELAPLLSDYWQAVQDRVEPRHAPGRLKQWLAHLRRTFVEAEALYQEVSRLERVDEVTRALKNGPASQSTRVGTRIFAEALLAPLGTEVRGLTGI; translated from the coding sequence ATGGCAAAACTGCTGCTCGCCCCGATGGAGGGCCTCGCCGACTACGACCTGCGCAGCGTGCTGACGCGGGTCGGCGGCTTCGACGCGGCGGTGACGGAGTTCGTGCGGGTGTCGGGATCGCTCTTGCCGGCGCGGACCTTTCTCCGCGCTTGCCCGGAGCTGTCCCATCACAGTCGCACTCGCGCCGGCACTCCCGTGATCGTCCAGCTGCTCGGCAGTGATCCAAGCTGCATGGCGGAGAACGCAGCGCGCCTTGCCGAGCTCGCGCCGACCGGCATCGATCTGAATTTCGGCTGCCCCGCCAGGACTGTGAACCGTCACGGCGGCGGCGCAATGCTCCTGGCCACGCCCGAGCTGCTGTTCCAGATCGTGCTCGCCGTCCGCAGGGCGGTGCCTGCAGCGCTTCCGGTGACTGCCAAGATGCGACTCGGCGTAGCTGACCACGACACAGCGCTCGACTGTGCGGCGGCGCTCGAGGCCGGCGGCGCAGCGTCGCTCGTCGTGCATGCCCGAACCAAAGCCGACGGTTACAAACCCCCGGCGCACTGGGAGTGGGTCGCACGGATCCGTGACGTCGTCCGCATGCCGGTGGCCGCCAATGGCGAGGTGTGGTCGGTTTCCGACCACGCCCGCTGCAGATCGGTGAGCGGAGCGGACGACGTGATGCTGGGGCGCGGAGCGGTCGCGGATCCGTTCCTCGCGCGGCGAATTCGCGCGTTCGCCGCCGGCCATGCGCTCAGCACCGAGCGCACGGCGGACTGGCTCGAGCTCGCGCCGCTCCTCTCGGATTACTGGCAGGCGGTGCAAGATCGCGTCGAGCCACGCCACGCACCGGGTCGCCTCAAACAATGGCTGGCCCACCTGCGACGTACGTTCGTCGAGGCCGAGGCGCTGTACCAGGAAGTCAGTCGTCTGGAGCGGGTCGACGAGGTCACGCGGGCGCTGAAGAACGGCCCCGCCTCTCAGTCAACGCGGGTAGGCACTCGGATTTTCGCTGAAGCGCTTCTTGCACCACTCGGAACAGAAGTGCGCGGGCTCACCGGCATCTAG
- a CDS encoding SCO family protein: protein MNEARSSDRRRRLLFGGVALSFVAALAFYFYPRRDSPGPVPAEEYAHQEKPARPVELFRAPDFSFRDQHGRPVTQASLAGQPFVANFIFTTCRTICPMLTAKMVRLQRDLPRLPVRFVSFSVDPENDTVEALAAYAKGWSPNETRWLLLETNPAGLAELARGFHISVERSDGGVDAVLHSSVFVLVDQHGVVRGMFDSEDSGDFKALARSVRALLGGDPAPPPVEVRSGEVLFHELSCANCHSYPELAPPLGGLIGKQRELETRMLLTADEAYVRESIVSPAAKRVLGYPLMMPSYAGSVSADELDRLAKYILSLPPPLEPADEGKLAIDPVCHMKVRVTPNSLRIELDAGEPAHFCSEWCKKRFSENPSAYPR from the coding sequence GTGAACGAAGCCCGGTCCAGCGATCGCAGGCGACGCCTCCTCTTCGGCGGAGTGGCGCTTTCGTTCGTCGCGGCGCTGGCGTTCTACTTCTACCCGCGCCGCGACAGCCCAGGACCGGTGCCAGCGGAGGAGTACGCCCACCAAGAAAAACCGGCTCGCCCCGTCGAGCTCTTCCGTGCGCCCGACTTTTCGTTCAGGGACCAGCACGGCCGTCCGGTGACGCAGGCCTCCCTCGCGGGTCAGCCCTTCGTGGCGAACTTCATCTTCACGACCTGCCGTACCATTTGCCCGATGCTCACCGCGAAGATGGTGCGGTTGCAGCGCGACCTGCCGCGCTTGCCGGTGCGCTTCGTGAGCTTCTCCGTCGATCCCGAGAACGATACGGTCGAGGCGCTCGCTGCGTACGCCAAGGGCTGGAGTCCGAACGAGACGCGCTGGCTCCTGCTCGAGACCAATCCAGCTGGTCTAGCCGAGCTGGCCAGGGGTTTTCACATCAGCGTGGAGCGTTCGGACGGTGGTGTGGATGCCGTCTTGCACAGCTCGGTCTTCGTGCTCGTCGATCAGCACGGCGTCGTGCGAGGCATGTTCGACTCGGAGGACTCCGGGGACTTCAAGGCGCTCGCGCGCAGCGTGCGCGCGCTCTTGGGCGGCGATCCGGCGCCACCGCCTGTCGAGGTGCGCAGCGGCGAGGTGCTGTTCCACGAGCTTTCGTGCGCCAACTGCCACTCCTACCCCGAGCTGGCGCCGCCGCTGGGCGGGCTCATCGGAAAGCAGCGAGAGCTCGAGACGCGCATGCTGCTCACCGCCGACGAGGCGTACGTCAGGGAGTCCATCGTCTCGCCTGCGGCCAAGCGTGTGCTCGGGTACCCGCTGATGATGCCCTCTTACGCCGGCAGCGTGTCGGCGGACGAGCTGGACCGCCTGGCGAAGTACATCCTGTCGCTGCCGCCGCCATTGGAGCCCGCGGATGAAGGCAAGCTCGCGATCGATCCCGTCTGTCACATGAAGGTGCGGGTGACGCCGAATTCACTGCGCATCGAGCTAGATGCCGGTGAGCCCGCGCACTTCTGTTCCGAGTGGTGCAAGAAGCGCTTCAGCGAAAATCCGAGTGCCTACCCGCGTTGA
- a CDS encoding dual specificity protein phosphatase family protein, with amino-acid sequence MSPRFLEWIGLTVLVAACATTPAVGRSEAPGAEGTERGLGDPAADAEAPRRPATWAARLDRPGLPNLHRVNDGYYRGAQPTAEGMAELSRLGIKTVINLRAVTSDRSKLGTLPLGYEHISFKAWHAEDEDVVRFLKLATDPEKQPIFVHCQHGADRTGTMTAVYRIVVQGWSKDEAIAEMTGGGFGFHAIWKNLITYVRELDVEKIRSAAGLPPANPRGPGRRQ; translated from the coding sequence TTGAGCCCCAGGTTTCTCGAATGGATTGGCCTGACGGTGCTCGTCGCCGCGTGTGCGACGACGCCCGCCGTCGGACGCAGCGAAGCGCCAGGCGCCGAGGGCACCGAGCGGGGGCTCGGTGATCCAGCAGCTGACGCCGAGGCTCCGCGCCGGCCAGCAACCTGGGCAGCACGGCTCGACAGGCCGGGATTGCCCAACCTGCACCGCGTCAATGACGGCTACTACCGCGGGGCGCAGCCCACGGCGGAGGGTATGGCAGAGCTTTCGAGGCTCGGCATCAAGACGGTGATCAACCTGCGCGCGGTGACCTCGGACCGATCGAAGCTCGGCACACTGCCGCTCGGCTACGAACACATCAGCTTCAAGGCCTGGCACGCCGAGGACGAGGACGTCGTGAGATTTCTGAAGCTGGCGACCGATCCCGAAAAACAACCGATCTTCGTGCATTGCCAGCACGGTGCGGATCGAACGGGGACGATGACGGCGGTCTATCGCATCGTGGTCCAGGGCTGGAGCAAAGACGAAGCCATCGCCGAGATGACGGGAGGAGGTTTCGGCTTCCACGCGATCTGGAAGAACCTGATCACTTACGTTCGGGAGCTGGACGTCGAAAAGATCCGGAGCGCAGCTGGACTGCCGCCAGCGAATCCCCGTGGGCCGGGGCGACGTCAGTAA
- a CDS encoding carboxylesterase family protein: MRASALLLSLLLTACGSDDEPSPNANTGGTGGAIGSGGAAGTGGAAGAGGGIQSGLDVTLPSGQLAGTSVGGVRVFRGIPYAEPPVGPLRWKPPQKKQPWSGVRDAKKVAAKCAQFDILGLALEGQEDCLTLDVWTPDPAPTTPRPVMVWIHGGGFISGSGTNDTYDGQNIVTAGDVVQVNINYRLGPLGFLSHPELTAEDGKHPSSGNYGFEDQQAALSWVKENILAFGGDPEQVTIFGQSAGALSVGAHLVAPGSAGKFVRAIIQSGPFIKGIWPSLSTTEAQGGELAKALACTDIACLRGKSQEELLKALPLKKVLFFGNGVNWTPNVDGFVFTESPSASFAAGKAAKVPVLLGANSEEGEAFTLFGGVAGIDEAGYQTQLASLGKTLGFDAAKVLAEYPAASYASPTAALTTVITDGFVCSTRGLARNLSKSGTQTFLYHFSQPITVLGATHSMHSAELAYVFGTTFLENKPTGPGLALSKSMLEYWTRMGSTGDPNGGSAVSWPKYEAASDSHLGLDLEIKAGTGLKSAACDFWDTL; encoded by the coding sequence ATGCGAGCTTCCGCCCTCCTCCTTTCTCTGCTCCTCACCGCCTGCGGCTCCGACGACGAGCCTTCACCCAATGCCAATACCGGCGGCACGGGCGGCGCCATTGGCAGCGGCGGTGCCGCGGGCACGGGCGGTGCCGCGGGCGCGGGCGGCGGCATTCAGTCCGGGCTCGACGTGACTCTCCCGAGCGGTCAGCTCGCCGGCACGAGCGTCGGCGGCGTGCGGGTGTTCCGCGGCATTCCCTACGCCGAACCGCCGGTCGGTCCGCTGCGCTGGAAACCGCCGCAGAAGAAACAGCCCTGGAGTGGAGTGCGCGACGCCAAGAAGGTCGCGGCGAAGTGCGCACAGTTCGACATCCTCGGCCTCGCGCTCGAAGGACAGGAGGACTGCCTGACCCTCGACGTCTGGACACCCGATCCTGCGCCCACCACACCGCGCCCCGTGATGGTCTGGATCCACGGCGGCGGTTTCATCTCAGGCTCGGGCACGAATGACACCTACGACGGCCAGAACATCGTCACCGCGGGCGACGTGGTGCAGGTCAACATCAACTACCGGCTCGGCCCGCTTGGCTTCCTGTCTCACCCGGAGCTCACCGCCGAGGACGGCAAACACCCAAGCTCGGGCAACTACGGCTTCGAAGACCAACAGGCCGCGCTCAGCTGGGTGAAGGAGAACATCCTGGCGTTTGGTGGTGATCCAGAGCAGGTCACGATCTTCGGTCAGTCTGCCGGAGCCCTCAGTGTCGGCGCTCACCTGGTTGCTCCGGGCAGCGCGGGCAAGTTCGTGCGTGCGATCATCCAGAGCGGACCGTTCATCAAGGGGATCTGGCCGTCACTCTCCACGACCGAGGCGCAAGGCGGCGAGCTCGCCAAGGCGCTCGCGTGCACTGACATCGCGTGCCTGCGTGGCAAGAGCCAGGAAGAGCTGCTGAAGGCACTTCCGCTCAAGAAGGTTCTGTTCTTCGGCAACGGCGTGAACTGGACGCCGAACGTGGACGGCTTCGTCTTCACGGAGTCGCCGAGCGCGAGCTTCGCCGCTGGCAAGGCCGCCAAGGTTCCGGTGCTGCTCGGCGCCAACTCGGAAGAGGGGGAAGCGTTCACGCTGTTCGGCGGCGTCGCTGGCATCGACGAGGCGGGGTATCAGACCCAGCTCGCGTCCCTGGGCAAGACCCTGGGGTTCGACGCGGCCAAGGTGCTCGCCGAGTACCCCGCCGCGAGCTACGCATCACCAACCGCAGCGCTCACCACGGTCATCACCGACGGTTTCGTGTGCAGCACCCGGGGCCTCGCTCGCAACCTGTCGAAGAGCGGAACCCAGACGTTCCTGTACCACTTCTCACAACCCATCACGGTGCTGGGCGCGACCCACTCGATGCACAGCGCGGAGCTCGCGTACGTGTTTGGCACGACGTTCCTGGAGAACAAACCCACGGGCCCCGGCCTGGCTCTGTCGAAGAGCATGCTCGAGTACTGGACACGCATGGGCAGCACCGGCGATCCAAACGGAGGCAGCGCCGTGAGCTGGCCGAAGTACGAAGCCGCCAGCGACTCGCACCTCGGGCTCGACCTGGAGATCAAAGCAGGCACCGGGCTGAAGTCCGCGGCGTGTGATTTCTGGGACACGCTGTAG
- a CDS encoding ferritin-like domain-containing protein, with amino-acid sequence MNAAERRSLGAWWLARARAELDASGQFEIMARRLEQRAAPVEIVSMARRAVGEELRHSELCLELAASYLGKAAPALSPNKPDEPSFGVAAQELTTTLHVVLSSCISESIATAFLRVCLEQAESASVRSSLRSILEDEIGHARLGWAYLATLAEEEKREVGRAIPALIRTGRDAWLATETPPDRPRGHGSLSRADLESVVADAIANLVMPGFAHLGIR; translated from the coding sequence ATGAACGCCGCGGAGCGGCGCAGCCTCGGTGCGTGGTGGCTCGCCCGTGCTCGGGCCGAGCTGGACGCGAGCGGGCAGTTCGAAATCATGGCGCGCCGGCTGGAGCAGCGCGCGGCACCGGTCGAGATCGTCTCGATGGCGCGGCGCGCGGTCGGCGAAGAGCTGCGTCACTCCGAGCTCTGCCTCGAGCTGGCCGCGAGTTATCTGGGAAAAGCGGCTCCGGCGCTGTCGCCCAACAAACCGGACGAACCCAGCTTTGGTGTCGCCGCGCAGGAGCTGACCACCACGCTCCACGTGGTGCTGAGCTCGTGCATCAGCGAGAGCATCGCCACCGCCTTCTTGCGGGTGTGTTTGGAGCAGGCCGAGAGCGCCTCCGTGCGCTCGTCGCTGCGCTCGATCCTCGAGGACGAGATCGGGCATGCGCGGCTCGGCTGGGCGTACCTCGCGACCCTGGCGGAAGAGGAGAAGCGCGAGGTCGGTCGCGCGATTCCCGCGTTGATTCGCACTGGCCGCGACGCCTGGCTCGCCACCGAGACTCCGCCCGATCGCCCGCGAGGCCACGGCAGCCTGTCTCGAGCGGATCTCGAGAGTGTGGTAGCAGACGCGATCGCGAACCTGGTCATGCCGGGATTTGCGCACCTCGGCATCAGGTGA
- a CDS encoding formate--tetrahydrofolate ligase has translation MKSDAEISGEVTPRPISEIAARLGIDPDRLLPYGRDKAKVELSVLSEPRKRAKPAKLVLVSAITPTPAGEGKTTTTIGLGQALSKLGESVCLALREPSLGPCMGMKGGATGGGYSQVMPAESINLHFTGDFHAVTAAHNLLAAVLDNHIHFSSGVEINPRRVLWRRVIDMNDRALRSVIIGLGGVMQGVPRETGFDITAASEIMAMLCLAESYEDLRRRLDRTLVAFTFEGRPVTAGELKATGAVLALLKEALLPNLVQTLEGTPCFVHGGPFANIAHGCNSVLATRMALHHADWAVTEAGFGFDLGAEKFFDIKCVGAGLDPAAVVLVATVRALKMHGGVKKDELGAVNAVAVEAGLPNLAKHVENIRGFGKIPIVALNRFGTDTDPEIEVVRRYCEQTETPFALTDHHARGGVGALELARTLIAHTQGELPPFKPLYDWNAPVAEKIRTICQKIYGATDVQILPAAARDIEDINRLGYAGLPICMAKTQNSLSDDPNRRGRPTDFDVSVRNIQINAGAGFLVALTGDIMRMPGLPKVPASEKIDVVDGRIVGLR, from the coding sequence ATGAAGTCCGACGCAGAGATTTCCGGCGAGGTCACACCGCGCCCCATCAGTGAGATCGCCGCACGGCTGGGCATCGACCCCGACCGCCTTCTGCCCTACGGGCGGGACAAGGCGAAGGTCGAGCTCTCGGTCCTGTCCGAGCCGCGCAAACGGGCGAAGCCCGCGAAGCTCGTGCTGGTGTCGGCCATCACTCCGACGCCTGCCGGCGAGGGCAAGACCACAACCACGATCGGTCTGGGACAGGCGCTGTCGAAGCTCGGTGAGTCGGTGTGCCTCGCGTTGCGCGAGCCGTCACTCGGACCCTGCATGGGCATGAAGGGTGGCGCGACGGGAGGCGGTTACAGCCAGGTGATGCCCGCGGAGTCGATCAACCTGCATTTCACCGGAGATTTTCACGCGGTGACGGCCGCGCACAACCTCTTGGCCGCGGTGCTCGACAATCACATCCACTTCTCGTCAGGTGTCGAGATCAACCCGAGACGCGTGCTCTGGCGGCGCGTCATCGACATGAACGACCGTGCGTTGCGGAGCGTGATCATCGGCCTCGGCGGCGTGATGCAAGGCGTTCCGCGGGAGACGGGCTTCGACATCACCGCCGCCTCCGAGATCATGGCCATGCTGTGTCTCGCCGAGAGTTACGAAGATCTCCGGCGCCGGCTCGATCGCACACTCGTGGCGTTCACCTTCGAGGGGCGTCCCGTCACCGCGGGGGAGCTGAAGGCGACGGGCGCCGTGCTGGCGCTCCTGAAAGAAGCGCTCCTGCCCAACCTGGTCCAGACACTGGAAGGAACTCCGTGTTTTGTCCACGGCGGGCCGTTTGCGAACATCGCTCACGGCTGCAACAGCGTGCTGGCGACGCGTATGGCGCTGCACCACGCGGATTGGGCGGTCACCGAGGCTGGTTTTGGTTTCGACCTCGGGGCGGAGAAGTTCTTCGACATCAAGTGTGTGGGCGCCGGGCTCGATCCTGCAGCGGTGGTCCTGGTGGCCACGGTGCGGGCGCTCAAGATGCACGGCGGAGTGAAGAAGGACGAGCTCGGCGCGGTGAACGCGGTGGCCGTCGAGGCCGGGCTGCCAAACCTAGCGAAACACGTCGAGAACATCCGCGGCTTCGGCAAGATCCCGATCGTCGCGCTCAACCGCTTCGGCACCGACACCGATCCGGAGATCGAGGTCGTGCGGCGTTACTGCGAGCAGACGGAGACCCCGTTTGCGCTGACGGATCACCACGCACGCGGAGGTGTTGGTGCGCTCGAGCTGGCGCGCACCTTGATTGCCCATACCCAGGGAGAGCTTCCGCCGTTCAAGCCGCTCTACGATTGGAACGCACCCGTTGCCGAGAAGATCAGGACCATCTGCCAGAAGATCTACGGAGCGACCGACGTGCAGATCCTCCCCGCAGCAGCGCGGGACATCGAGGACATCAATCGACTCGGGTACGCCGGCCTGCCCATCTGCATGGCAAAGACGCAGAACTCACTCTCCGACGATCCGAACCGCCGCGGTCGCCCGACGGACTTCGATGTGTCGGTGCGCAACATCCAGATCAACGCGGGCGCAGGCTTCCTGGTGGCGCTGACCGGGGACATCATGCGCATGCCGGGGCTGCCGAAGGTTCCGGCTTCGGAGAAGATCGACGTGGTGGACGGCCGCATCGTCGGGCTCCGGTGA
- a CDS encoding serine/threonine protein kinase produces the protein MSVELGEVIDGKYRIERLLGEGGMGAVFEAENVRIRRRVAIKLLHPAVAEMGSAVQRFEREAQAAGQIGNDHILEVLDLGILPDGSRYIAMEYLDGEPLSARIEAQGKIPARPLADLMLQALEGLAAAHRAGIVHRDLKPDNIYILKEKAGRRDFIKLIDFGISKFQKGGPEGMQMTHTGAVLGTPYYMSPEQAAGSQAVNATTDLYALGVILYEAATGRRPFESDSFQQLLFQIVLGEPPHPKTLSPELDDGFVTIILKAMSRDPEHRFQSADEFIGALNEWIASGKSVHVAPKSHINPALAGIVAPTLLQENSPVAGVTAGNDTSAASTWAQSQSFAPPTQKKAVLPFVLGGGALVALLGVVAVVVIARGGYKPAAAAVDAPEAAESAAQAANPEVPPVPEVPTVVADTTSVPAAPTNVALPTPPPFPHLPTLPKTGQGVAPPSVSVAAAPPPAATPTPAPVAEAPPPPPTPPPPPVAPKPPKPPPKPQGNDFGY, from the coding sequence GTGTCGGTAGAGCTCGGAGAGGTGATCGACGGCAAGTACCGCATCGAGCGACTGCTCGGTGAGGGCGGCATGGGCGCGGTCTTCGAGGCCGAGAACGTCCGCATCCGCCGCCGGGTCGCGATCAAGCTGCTTCACCCCGCGGTCGCCGAAATGGGGTCTGCCGTTCAACGCTTCGAGCGCGAGGCGCAAGCCGCCGGTCAGATCGGCAACGATCACATCCTGGAGGTGTTGGACCTCGGCATCCTCCCCGATGGCTCGCGCTACATCGCGATGGAGTACCTGGACGGGGAGCCGCTCTCGGCGCGCATCGAGGCGCAAGGGAAGATCCCGGCGCGACCACTGGCAGACCTGATGCTGCAGGCGCTCGAGGGTCTCGCCGCGGCCCACCGCGCGGGCATCGTTCATCGTGACCTCAAGCCCGACAACATCTACATCTTGAAGGAAAAGGCGGGCCGGCGCGATTTCATCAAGCTGATCGATTTCGGCATCTCCAAGTTCCAGAAGGGCGGACCCGAGGGCATGCAAATGACCCACACGGGGGCGGTGCTCGGGACGCCGTATTACATGTCACCGGAGCAGGCCGCCGGTTCACAAGCGGTGAACGCAACGACTGATCTGTATGCCCTCGGTGTGATCCTGTACGAGGCCGCCACCGGCCGGCGCCCCTTCGAGTCCGACTCGTTCCAGCAGCTCTTGTTCCAGATCGTGCTCGGGGAGCCGCCGCACCCGAAGACGTTGAGCCCCGAGCTGGATGACGGTTTCGTCACCATCATCTTGAAGGCGATGTCACGGGATCCCGAGCACCGCTTCCAGAGTGCTGACGAGTTCATCGGCGCACTCAACGAATGGATCGCGAGCGGCAAGTCCGTGCACGTGGCGCCCAAATCGCACATCAATCCTGCCCTCGCCGGCATCGTTGCGCCGACGCTGCTCCAGGAAAACTCTCCGGTGGCCGGAGTGACGGCGGGCAACGACACGTCCGCCGCGAGCACGTGGGCGCAGTCGCAGTCCTTCGCGCCGCCGACCCAGAAGAAGGCGGTGCTCCCGTTCGTCCTCGGTGGTGGGGCCCTGGTGGCGCTGCTCGGCGTCGTTGCCGTAGTCGTGATCGCGCGCGGCGGCTACAAACCCGCCGCCGCTGCGGTGGATGCGCCAGAAGCCGCCGAGTCGGCCGCACAAGCCGCGAATCCTGAAGTTCCTCCAGTGCCGGAAGTGCCGACGGTCGTTGCGGATACGACCTCCGTCCCCGCAGCGCCGACCAACGTCGCCCTGCCGACTCCTCCACCATTTCCACACCTCCCGACGCTGCCGAAGACCGGTCAGGGCGTCGCACCACCGAGCGTCAGCGTCGCGGCAGCGCCGCCCCCGGCAGCGACACCAACACCCGCACCCGTTGCCGAAGCGCCACCCCCGCCGCCAACCCCACCTCCGCCACCCGTTGCGCCGAAGCCGCCCAAACCTCCCCCGAAACCTCAAGGCAACGACTTCGGTTACTGA
- a CDS encoding thiolase family protein, translated as MTDIAIIEAVRSAVGRAHKGSLALKRPDELAGDVIRGLLARVPAVSPAQIDDVVLGCAMPEGEQGLNVARLAAILGGLPVEASAMTINRFCSSGLQAIALAAGAVALGHHDIVIAGGVESMSTVPMTGNKISASPELMELMPSAYTPMGITAENVAKQFEVSRTVQDEFAVKSQEKAAAARKAGKFEDEIVTVQAIEFANGQRTKRDFRNDELIREGVTLEALGQLKASFMLGGSVTPGNASPLSDGAAAALIMSKEKAAELGLKPKAWFRAFTTAGVDPAIMGIGPVPAVKKLFKKTGLSMKDIDVIELNEAFAAQAVYVQRELGIPDDKLNPCGGAIALGHPLGCTGAKLVATIIRELERRGKKRGIVSMCIGGGMGAAGLIELA; from the coding sequence ATGACCGACATCGCCATCATCGAAGCCGTCCGTTCAGCCGTAGGTCGCGCCCACAAGGGCTCGCTCGCCCTCAAGCGCCCCGACGAGCTCGCGGGAGACGTGATTCGCGGGCTTCTGGCCCGAGTCCCGGCCGTGTCACCGGCGCAGATCGACGACGTCGTGCTCGGCTGCGCCATGCCCGAAGGTGAGCAGGGGCTCAACGTGGCACGGCTGGCCGCCATCTTGGGGGGCCTCCCGGTCGAGGCGAGCGCGATGACCATCAACCGCTTCTGTTCGAGCGGGCTACAGGCCATCGCCCTCGCAGCGGGAGCGGTGGCCTTGGGCCATCACGACATCGTGATCGCGGGCGGCGTCGAGAGCATGAGCACCGTGCCGATGACCGGCAACAAGATCAGCGCAAGCCCGGAGCTCATGGAGCTGATGCCGAGTGCCTACACTCCGATGGGCATCACGGCGGAGAACGTGGCCAAACAGTTCGAGGTCAGCCGCACCGTGCAGGACGAGTTCGCGGTGAAGAGCCAAGAGAAGGCCGCCGCGGCGCGCAAGGCCGGCAAGTTCGAGGACGAGATCGTGACGGTGCAGGCCATCGAGTTCGCGAACGGTCAGCGCACGAAGCGGGACTTCCGCAACGACGAGCTGATCCGCGAAGGTGTGACGCTGGAGGCGCTCGGCCAGCTCAAGGCGAGTTTCATGCTCGGTGGCAGTGTGACGCCCGGGAACGCATCCCCGTTGTCGGACGGAGCGGCCGCAGCGCTGATCATGTCGAAGGAAAAAGCCGCCGAGCTCGGCCTGAAACCGAAGGCCTGGTTCCGCGCGTTCACCACCGCGGGTGTGGACCCGGCCATCATGGGCATCGGGCCCGTGCCTGCCGTGAAGAAGCTGTTCAAGAAGACCGGGCTGTCGATGAAGGACATCGACGTCATCGAGCTGAACGAAGCCTTTGCGGCGCAGGCGGTGTACGTGCAGCGCGAGCTCGGCATCCCGGACGACAAGCTGAATCCTTGCGGCGGAGCCATCGCGCTCGGTCACCCGCTCGGGTGCACCGGCGCCAAGCTCGTCGCAACGATCATCCGTGAGCTCGAGCGCCGCGGCAAAAAGCGCGGCATCGTCAGCATGTGCATCGGTGGCGGCATGGGCGCCGCGGGGTTGATCGAGCTCGCCTGA